TTTGGCTGATGGTTCATGCTTTCTGGGGACTCCAGGCAGTTTTCACCTGTAAGCTCCTTGATACctcatatagaatcatagaatcatagaatagttagggttggaaaggaccttaagatcatccagtaccaacccccctgccatgggcagggacacctcccactaaaccatgtcacccaaggctctgtccaacctggccttgaacactgccagggatggagcattcacaacttccctgggcaacccattccagtgcctcaccacccttacagtaaagaacttccctatatccaatctaaacttccactgtttaagttttaacccattaccccttgtcctatcactacagtccctaatgataCCAAGGAATCCTTATTGCAGAGACAGAGCTTTGCCTCCTCCCCTCTGTGTCCTGACAGTCCCTTCACCAGTTAACCTGGCATGTCCCCACCAGCTCAGCAGGAGCTCTGTACCCATTGATCTGGGCTGAGCCACACTTGGGTTGCAGCACCCTGTGTATCTACTTGATCTTTCCTGCAGAAGTCTGGTCATAACATCCAAAATGACCAGCAGTCAACTTAGTGTTGTatgttttgcaaataaaacaatACTTTTCCGTAaatcttctttttaaacaagagcaacaacaacagcaaaaacccCTTCAACACAACTGCAGGCCAAAccatgaggaggaggaaaaactaCGCTTGAGACCAGTATGAAGCCTGTTCCTGATGCAGCATGGGAGGACTCAAGAGGCTTTTTTTGGACACAGaccctttcccttttccagaaTTAAAGATCCCGAATAGGGaatctctgtgctgctgttaccCAAAAATTAAGGGATGGCTATGTTGGCTCTTTTAACAAGCTTTTTCCTGCAGGAAGGAGAACTCCTTAGGACTTTGAAATTGATTCTCAGCAGGGTAATAGTGATTAGGAGTCAGGTAAGTCTAATCCACTGGAAAGATTTCTTGCACACAGGAGTGATGTACATGTTCTTCAGGGTGAAAAAGATCATGTGGAGTCCTTGTAATCAACCTGTGCTGTGACACATGGCAGGAGTACAGGGCTGTCCCCTTCAGTGCCAGTATGGCCAGTGTAGTGAAACCCCTGCATAGCTGATGTGCTGTAGTTGTAACTCTGCTGTCACCTTTGatcatctctgctgctgaacaTAAAATAGAAGCTGAAAAACAGACTTCACTAGAATAAACTGTCCATaatgtgctgctgtgtttgtagAGTATGTCAAGATGCCGATATGTGTTTTGGCACATACAAAACTTATTACAGCTACAGAGatgcaacaggacaaggggtttCTTCTCCCTGGCTAATAACTCATATTCAGTTTTTATAACACATGTCTTACAAGCAGCAATTGAGGAAAACCTGTGTGCAGAGCCCAGTGTAACCCCACAGTGTGATGTTAGAAGCTAGCACGGCAGAGAGTGACTTTGAGTTACACATGCTggttcagagcaggagaggtgCTCTCAGGAACATGAGCAAAACCAGGGCTGTTTGTTGGGAAGCTGCAGTAAAAGGCTGGCAGTTCCTCTGGCTCCATCCTTCTGGCTCTTGCAAAAGAAGCTGTGATGACATGGTTGTCTGCCCTTCATCAGGGAAAGCATTAAAATGGTTGTTGGTGCCTGGTGTGCTCTGGCTAGGTTAATCTTTTAGGACGGATTATTGTCTCAAgttattctatgattgtttGTGAGCTGAAAGACCCCAGCCCAGTCTCTGACAGCTTTTAGACCCCAGTTCACTGGGTCAGGCTGGAGCAGAGAGCCTCTTGTTTCCTTGGATGATGGGAGGATGTTCTGCAAGGtgtcctctctgctgctccagcatggacCTGCCAACACCAACCCTTGAGTAATACCTTGTCCGTCTCAAAGCTGGTGGGAGTAATTTCCCTTGGTTTTCTACATTTGATAgatgtgataaacacataaatgtattggctttcacAAATCATAGGTGTCgctatgtggatataactgtatgagttcgcaaagctcgctaaagacacaagattagacaacaagttgaaaatggccagaactcttgagcaaaatggagtcacagagcaaaagaatttgtaaaggtaaaagaaaagggggggggggggggtttgatATGAGGAAAGCTAGTGTctggaaaacatagggttaaaGTACTTTTAACTTAACTTAGGTTGaagataaagaacaatgtttgtgttgtaagtctgtggtgagataacagaatttagtggccccactaaacatgagtgcATTacttcacaccatccttctacttatcagttagagACAGTGCCTCCCAAAGATCTGCTAACTttggatactccttgtctgcccctCCTGATTTGCTTGCAACAACTTTTATATGAAGGTCACTCTGTTctaaatctttgccagctatcagaaaaattacagatatggctggtttcagctggtttcggctggtttcagctagttttgtgattactggggcatccatctgtgccaaaggtgaaaagtacactgtgaggaagactgcttacttcatcttgaagatcCCTGCCTgcatgaggaagactgcttgcttcatcctcaagacccctgcccacgaTCACCAGAGAGCAGTGCGCAGatgccaagaggaggagacttatgataataagttcctggagctagttataatattccccgcCTATACacaggaattatgaatatgtatatgtctaatgcaatagtgaaagtatataaacctgtaacaaatgctAATCAGTGCAACTCTGGCTACGGTCACCCGCCCAGCactcttggttttgctttattgactttgtccctcaataaaaccctgTTATCTCGATTAGAGGAGTGAGCTTGTATTTCACATACTGTTTATATGTTTTAATTCCAAATCTATTTGTTTCTTCACAGGTTCATCCTTTGAATTCACTTTTCATCAGGAGATGAATTTTCATGTGTTCTttgatatatttatttatttttaagtcagGGCTGTGTTCCAGGCTACCTGAATAAACCCTTTTCCAAGAGAATTCACTTCTGTGGAGCTGAGAGTGATGGCCAAGGGTGGTGGTACAGTGGGACGTTTGTGTGGACAGTGCAGGTGGCTCCCAGGGTGCAGCCAGCTTGGCTATGCTGTTTGGCGGCATGCCACCGCTACCAGGCCCAGCCTGCTGCAGGACACGGTGCGTGGTGGTCCTCGACACTTCTCCGTCCCTCCTAACCTGGAGACGCTagcagagccctgctggggTGCAGGCCCTTTAAGACGGCGCCATCTTTTCTACGGGCGTGGTAAAACTGTCGCCAGGCGCTTTTGCTGCCGTTGTCATTGGGTTGTTCCCTTGGCAGTACCCATTGGCTGTCGCTGCTGCACTTTTGGCGTGCGTGGCGCCCCCGCTTCCTTTTCTGGTCGGCCATTTGCTGTAGAGGGAGGTGAGTTTGGGTGTTGTTGTGTTCTGGGGATTTAATCTGTTGTCATCCGCTCGTTGGGGGTCGTGTTTCGGGCCGGAATATGCTTCGGAGCTGCTAGGAGCCTTGTTCGGGGCACGGAGAGCTGCGCCTAGATCCAGAGTGGCCGCTGACTGGAGCCGGGCCTGGGCCGAGATATAGGAAAGCTCGGGGCTCTCTGGGCCTATCCTGAGCAGTAGGAGAAAGGCTCTTGTCCAGGTCTCCAGGGAGGCCCTTAGCCCCTGTACCCCAGTGTTTTCCTTTAGTCGTGCTCGTGTTCTCAGGCCCCAGAAGTGATTCGGAGAAATCTCCAAGAGCTCGCCAGcaaagtttaagttgacaagcaggtgtTTTTTATTGCGGCactgggagacacgggggatagctcttAGCGTGCCCTcgtattgctacacaagctgtcACTGGGCGTACATATTCATTACGTACATGCATGCATATTCATGAAGCTACTTACgtattacattattttccagaaagtttccccGCATGCCTACAaaaatgtggtggtggtctctgagggtcatttacttcttcaacaattttcataatttctggcagcctttgaagcatgcacaGTAGATAATGTTTATACCAGCTTAAATGGGTTCAGTAACATTgcagacatagcaatcatcctgtccttctacttatcagttagtttagttgcagcccatcctggacacctgctagtcccagatactccctATCCACATGTCCCGTTTTTCctatcctgtttttcttacacttatttttgtactaaggtcataaGGACTTAAAACTACCCCAACTACAATGGTTTATTTTATACAAGAATTCTCATTATGTTCTTTAGCTGCActctactgttttttttctcttctgtgaagCATGCACCTCAGTtatttttccattgctactgttacaaagccatcaaacttaacgtGACTTAAAACCGATTCTACTTATTTACAAaagtttatatttcattttgtgattttgtgcctccttgtctcagaaGCCATGGCGCCCAGCCATAATGGCATGATCCTGAAGCCTCACTTTCATAAGGACTGGCAGCAGCAAGTGGCCACATGGTTCAACCAACCTGCCTGCAAGATCCGTAGGTGAATGACTGCAacccagcttccctgggaagctcctgctgggcatGCTTAGCACCTGTAACTGGGGGAGGTTGTCTCTTGTTTTGTATCAGGCTGCTTAGGGAGCTGAAGTGCTGTGTgattattttcaggttttgctcTAATGTTACTTGCTAGAGGTTTGGGGTTGCAGCAGGGTGCTCATTTGGTGTGGAGTCAGGGTCAGGCCATTCCAGCTGCAAAGTGATGAGAAATCTCCAGAATTGCTGTACCACATTGATGATTCCCTCAAACCCTTTTATATCTGATGACTGCAGCTGCTCTACAGAAGTATCCATTAGGCTGCCAGGCCAGTGATGTGTTTGTATATGAGAGATCCCTGTATGGCAGGAGCCTCCCTGCAAAGGGTGGTCAGCTGGCAGCGTAGGAGTGGCACCAGAGGAGGCCATAAAGAtactctgagggctggagcagctttccTATGAAGGCaggttgagagagctggggtttttcagcccagagaaggctttggggagaccttagagcagcttccagtgccttaAGGGGCtgtcaggaaagctggagaggggctttttacaagggcaggtagggacaggacaagggggaacagctttaaattaacgggagattgagatgagatcttaggaaattgttccctgtgagggtgctgaggcactggcacagttgcctaaagaacctgtgactgccccatccctggcagtgtttggggccatgttggacagggcttagagcaacctggtctagtggaaggtgtccctgcccatggcagggggttggaactagatgagctttaaggttccttccaacccaagccattctatgatgattTGTGTTCCTCACTGCTGTCCCATTTGACATTCCAGGAGAAAGGCCCGCCAGGTGAAGGCTCGCTGCATCACTCCCCATCCTGTGGCTGGGCCTGTCCGGCCTATAGTGAGGTGCCCTACTATAAAGTACCATAAAAAAGTCCGTGCTGGCAGAGGCTTCAGCTTGGATGAACTTAAAGTAAGTATGGTGTTCTGATCCCAACCCAATCAAATTTACTGAGTCGGAGCTTGGTTGTCTtgtcctgtttttctgtatATATACCATGTGCTGAGCTGTCAGTATCTGGTGGCACTGGCTCAGCCATGGGAGACCTGGGGGGTTGCTGCTCTACAGGGGTACAGAAAACACTGGTCTTGCCTTTTCTTTAACCAGGGAGTGGGGATGCAGTGTATATCAGAGTGAAAGGTGGCTTTGAATAATAAATAACCTTTTGTCTGGTCAGTCTGTTACTTAAAATTCTGTTAAAATTGGATTCTGGAAGAGCTTTTGAGTCTCCTAAACTTTTTTGGGGGACTGGAAGACTAAGAGCCTATTCATTaagttttttgtttactttgaaacacatttctgcTAATCCTGGAAACTTAGCCAACGTGAACCTGTTGAAATCCTTCTGCAAAAATCACTGTAAAGTCAGTGGAATGTCTTCAGCACTAAACTACAGACACCCAGGTGCCTGTTGTCTGTGGCATGTGTGACCCTTGTGCTGCTACCAGGCTGCTCAGTCAGCTGCAGAGCTTTTCTCCAAGGTCTGCAGCTGTGATGGCTGTGCTTGAACCCATCCCTGGCTGATGACtgaagcagctcctggcagtAGTGCCGTGGCACTGGGGCTTGTCAGATGCTGACACCACACACTCTCTTCAGCTTGCTGGCATCAACAAAAAGTTTGCCCGGACTATTGGAATCTCTGTGGATCCCCGGCGATGTAACAAGTCCACAGAGTCCCTGCAAGCCAATGTGCAGAGGCTGAAGGAGTACCACTCCAAGCTTATCCTCTTCCCAAGGAAGCTGGCTATGCCGAAGAAGGGAGACTGCTCAGTAAGTACTTGGATGCTACAAATGtttagaatcctagaatagtttgagttggaagggaccttcaaaggtcatctagttcacAGTTTCACAGGGCCTGTTTCTGGCTGTCGGTCTGTCTGTCCCAGTGCTGCGTAGTCAGGTAGTGCTGTTGAATTGGGGACTGCTGAGGTGGTAAAGGAGTGCAGCTTGGATGTGGGGCTGGACTCCTCAGGTGGTCTGTTGGGAGCTTTGGTCATTGCCCAACCAATTGAATTTCAGATTGCAATGCTAAATAGTCAGAATAGTTGAAAAGTTCATGTGGAATTTTGTTCTGCTGTGGAAAGGGAGAAAGTGGCGAGGACACACTCTTCAGTGGAGTAGTTCAGCAAAAGCTATGTGCAAGGCAGCCTTGAGAAGGTTTTTGCTGTTTACAcacaaaaaatgcttttcattaaaattccACTGAGACGCAGAGTATAGTTGGCCTCCTTTGGCTTTGCCCATGGTAGATACGTGCTTCCTGTGGGACACAGTGATATGCTCAGGCTGTCCTTGATCTTCCAGAGAGTGTCACTTTTGAGCCACTTACCTGCAGTAGAGCCCACTGCACTTGGGAGGCTTTTTGGAACAGGGGAGGAAGGGTCTGGAGCTCCTCTGCCAGTAGGTAGCTACTGAAATACAGTTCCAAATTTGCTtatctaaaacaaaaataacttttgtCTCACTCCATACTCTTACAAGAAGTTGGAATTAGCCTTAGAAGGAATTGCTGAGGAACATGCTGGGTATCAAACTAAAACCAGCACAATAGATGTCAGTATTTTACCAGCTGGCAGAactcctggaaggctgctgctcctctagGCAGATCTGGGCTAATGGATAGCCAGGCAGAGTGTGGGTTGTTGATGTAGCATGACTGTGCCAAATGCTCCTGAAATGCTGAATTCATTACAAGTAGGTGTTAAATCTTCAGAGTTGTGTTGAGCTGGGTGCTGGCATTCAAGGCATGCTTCTAACCCAGCTACCAGTCTGAGAAGTTTTAAGTGCTGCTTTTTTCCAGGATGGGTTTTGTCCTCTTGTTCTGCAGGCTGAGGATCTCAAAATGGCCACTCAGCTGACTGGACAGGTTATGCTGATCAAGACTGTAAGTGTGACTAAATCATATTTCCTGTGTGATAATTGAGACTTGAGCTTTGTGGAGAGGATtctcctgctgttctgcagctcaGGGTTGTCTCCAAACACTTTCCATCCTGGatcaaagaaaagcaggaattgGTCAAGCTCATCCTTGTCTTTTGCCAGGAGTACCTTGATCTGTTTGTTTCCTCGGTGCTGCAAAGCAGACTGCAAAGAGCCAATTACTTGGAGCTCTGCTAAATGTTttgactgagaaagtccttaaATCAAGAGCTATGTTTGTGGTTCTGGAGGAGAGCTCCAGTGTGTCAGGGTTCAGGTCCAGACATGCTGGTTGGGAATAATCATACATGATGTCACTGTCTCAAACTCCTCGCTGCATGGgcttgtttggtggttttgtttgttggttcccccccccccccccccccccgtatgTTCTGGCCCTGTGCTGATGTGGACAAATTGGGAAATGGGTTGAGATGAGGTGCCTGGCTGAGCAATGTTGAGGTCAGGGCCTGTAGATGGCACAAGTGCTCTGTTCTTCACAGCACCATGGAGTGAGAAGTGGAAATGGAGCAAGATTGTGTTAAGCTTTGGACATGGTCCCTAGGAGGCTCTCATGTGTGCAGTCTGTGCTTTCTCCCACCAGGTTTTCAAGCGGGAGAAGGCTCGTGTTATCTCGGAAGATGAAAAGAACTTCAAGGCCTTTGCCAGCCTGCGTGTGGCTCGGGCCAACGCCCGGATTTTTGGGATCCATACGAAACATGCCAAAGTAGCAGCAGAGCACAATgtggagaagaagaaataagctGTTCTCCTTAGAACtgtcaataaaaaaaaatgtggaaacaTGAGTGTGCAGTCATTTTAGGGCAAATGTATGGAACTGAGCTGCCCTACTCTGGTGGGGGTGTGTGCTGGTGCAGATTGTGGTGATGAGAGACTGAACTTCCCTGGAAGCAAGTGGAAGCAACACCTGCCTTATGCCAGTGCCCTGTGGTGAGGGTTCTGCTTTGTCTTCAGGGTTGCAGACTGTGTTCCCTCCCACCCCTCGCTGGGTCTGGCCCTGGCAAGCACTGCTGAGCTGCCAGTGAGGGGGGGATTGTGGGGGGAGCTGCCCTCCCTGATGAGCTGTCTGCTTCCCATTAAATCAGTTCAGATTTGATGATTGTCACAGCTCTGCATCTGGCTGTGTGTGAGGCAGAACAGTTGGTATGTGTCACCCCTGGGGGCTTGGCTTGCTTCTAGCAGCTGCTTGCCCCATAAGCCCTGCCCTGGGCCTCATGATGTTTGTGGGGGTAGAGACCCTAGCTTCTCTTCAACCCCTGTTGTTCCTCAGGTTGGAGACAGTgactcccaaacatctgctagcttaggatactccttgtctgcccatcctgttctgcttgcaataaattttgtacAAAGGTCATGCTGTTctaaatctttgccagctatCAGAAACTTGCAGATATGGTTGGTTTCAGCTaatttgtgattactggggcatctgacagtgccaaaggtgaaaagtgcaCCGTGAGGAatactgcttacttcatcttgaagacccctgcccccATGAGGAAGactacttcatcttgaagacccctgcccacggcCATCAGAGGGCAGTGCACAAGCaccaaaaaaggaggagacttatgataatgaGTACTTAAACTAATTGTAATATCCCCCCTGAACTCTCGGTAAcctaatgaatatgcatgtttgtgtgtaataaatatctGCTTGCTTAACCCCCCCGGAGTGCaagttaggaggagctatcccccttGCACCAGGTGCCCtaataaacatacctgctttataactctcTCTGAGTTGTAGAGTCTGATTTCATGCTTCAGTGGGGGCTTGCAACCAGGATGGGCCCCTGGCACCCCACAGGGAGCAGCTGGGGAGGGTAAGGGGCTGTGAGATGCTAGAAGTAAGGGAAGTGCCATGAGGGGCTTGTCTGGACTGGGAGCACCTGCCCCGGCACAGCCACCAGTGCTGGGGACCCTGGGGACCCCACTGAGCCTCGGTGCCTGCCGGTGAGATAAGgaggcacaaaatcacaaaatgaaataaaaacctttGTAAATAAGTAGAATCACTTTTAAGGCAGTTAACGGAGCTTGTCACCTCCCTCTTAAGGCTTTGCTCCCAAACTGCAGCTTGAGTCAGTTGTATGGAGGTGGCAGCGGTGGCTGCTCCGGTTGGCACACTGACCCCAGCCAGCCCTGTGCGGAGCCCAGGCCACCAGCACCCAGGTGAGGGGGTTCGGTCAGGCAGGGTGGGAGCCAATACTCCCTCCACTGGGGAATGTCAAGGTGTGCCTGTGATCCCGGGGAGGGGGACGATGCCCTCTGGAGCTGGGGCACCAGAGCCATGTGCCAGGGTTGCCTGCACCATGCATGACTTCACTGGGAAACTTTGGCCAGGCTGGGCATGCTGGGGCACGGTCAAGAGGGTAGCTCTGTCCCAGACCTTGCCCGAGGCAAGCAGCTCCTggaggctggggctggcagagccCCTCAATGACCCATTACTGCAGCATCATTTGGCTGAGTATCACCATCCTCCAGGTGGAGGGTGGCCTCTGTCCCCAGCATGGGGGAAGTTGCCCCATCACCCCAGGGTGTCACCAGCCCTGCCTGAGGCAGCAGGACATGGCCAGCACTACCAAAATTGCCCAGCCGTACCGACAAGGATGTGATGTCCCCACTGCCTGCAGCGACAGAAGAGTTTGTCCTCCCCAGCACCAAGACAGGTACCCTGGGGTGGGGGCCCAGGACAGCCCCCACTCCTGCACAGCCTCCCAGCCCCACTTGGGTGCTCCCTCCACATGGGACTCATCCTGCCCCTCAGTGGCACTGGGGCAAAGCTGGGCATGGCTCCACAGGACCCCTGCTCAGCCCAGGGGGCTGGCAAGTGAATGGGGGCACAACAGCACCCGTGGGGCAGGCTGGTGTTTGGAGGTACAGGGCAGTATCTTAAGGGGTGACAGAGCTCCAGCTCACCCTACTGTGCTTTCATGCCTTTCAGGGTCCCCATGGAGTCATTGGGCCTGGAACTGGCCACCCCCCCAGGAGGGGGTCTCTGGGGTCCCCTCCACTCACTTGAACATCACACCCCAGTCCCCACCAGCGCACCAGGGACCTGCCCAACCCCGCACACCTGGCACTGCAGGGTGATGTGCcctagtgtcgtggtttaagcccagccggcaacccagaaccacacagctgctcactcactccccctcttcctccccctgctcctggagggatggggaggagaatcgaaagaatgtaactcccacggattgagataagaacagtccagtaactaaggtgtaacacaaaaccactactgctaccaccaataataatagtgataagggaaataacaaggggagagaatacaactgctcaccacctgccaactgtTACCCAgtccgacctgagcagtgatctaccccttctgggtaactgcccccagtttatatactgggcatgacatgctgtggtatggaatacccctttggctagtttgggtcaggtgtactgtctctgctttgtcttgacttcccctcctccctggcagagcatgagattgagaatgtccttggtcagagtaaacattactgagcaacaactaaaaccatcagtgttatcagtgttgttcccaggctgaaagtcaaaaccacagcgctgcaccagctactaagaaggagaaaaatgactgctactgctgaacccaggacacctaaGCATGATGGGTGCCTGCCTGGCTCCCtgacagcagcaaaggcagTGTCCATCCAACTTCCCCCACATGCCCTTCTCCCACAGAGCTGCCTGCCCCACATTGTGCCTGGCCACCCAGCACCCCACAGGCACCATAGGTGTGTTA
This portion of the Lathamus discolor isolate bLatDis1 chromosome W, bLatDis1.hap1, whole genome shotgun sequence genome encodes:
- the LOC136004342 gene encoding large ribosomal subunit protein eL13-like isoform X4 — its product is MAKGGGTVGRLCGQCRWLPGCSQLGYAVWRHATATRPSLLQDTVRGGPRHFSVPPNLETLAEPCWGAGPLRRRHLFYGRGKTVARRFCCRCHWVVPLAVPIGCRCCTFGVRGAPASFSGRPFAVEGEAMAPSHNGMILKPHFHKDWQQQVATWFNQPACKIRRRKARQVKARCITPHPVAGPVRPIVRCPTIKYHKKVRAGRGFSLDELKAEDLKMATQLTGQVMLIKTVFKREKARVISEDEKNFKAFASLRVARANARIFGIHTKHAKVAAEHNVEKKK
- the LOC136004342 gene encoding large ribosomal subunit protein eL13-like isoform X1 yields the protein MAKGGGTVGRLCGQCRWLPGCSQLGYAVWRHATATRPSLLQDTVRGGPRHFSVPPNLETLAEPCWGAGPLRRRHLFYGRGKTVARRFCCRCHWVVPLAVPIGCRCCTFGVRGAPASFSGRPFAVEGEAMAPSHNGMILKPHFHKDWQQQVATWFNQPACKIRRRKARQVKARCITPHPVAGPVRPIVRCPTIKYHKKVRAGRGFSLDELKLAGINKKFARTIGISVDPRRCNKSTESLQANVQRLKEYHSKLILFPRKLAMPKKGDCSDGFCPLVLQAEDLKMATQLTGQVMLIKTVFKREKARVISEDEKNFKAFASLRVARANARIFGIHTKHAKVAAEHNVEKKK
- the LOC136004342 gene encoding large ribosomal subunit protein eL13-like isoform X3, translated to MAKGGGTVGRLCGQCRWLPGCSQLGYAVWRHATATRPSLLQDTVRGGPRHFSVPPNLETLAEPCWGAGPLRRRHLFYGRGKTVARRFCCRCHWVVPLAVPIGCRCCTFGVRGAPASFSGRPFAVEGEAMAPSHNGMILKPHFHKDWQQQVATWFNQPACKIRRRKARQVKARCITPHPVAGPVRPIVRCPTIKYHKKVRAGRGFSLDELKLAGINKKFARTIGISVDPRRCNKSTESLQANVQRLKEYHSKLILFPRKLAMPKKGDCSAEDLKMATQLTGQVMLIKTVFKREKARVISEDEKNFKAFASLRVARANARIFGIHTKHAKVAAEHNVEKKK
- the LOC136004342 gene encoding large ribosomal subunit protein eL13-like isoform X2; this encodes MAKGGGTVGRLCGQCRWLPGCSQLGYAVWRHATATRPSLLQDTVRGGPRHFSVPPNLETLAEPCWGAGPLRRRHLFYGRGKTVARRFCCRCHWVVPLAVPIGCRCCTFGVRGAPASFSGRPFAVEGAMAPSHNGMILKPHFHKDWQQQVATWFNQPACKIRRRKARQVKARCITPHPVAGPVRPIVRCPTIKYHKKVRAGRGFSLDELKLAGINKKFARTIGISVDPRRCNKSTESLQANVQRLKEYHSKLILFPRKLAMPKKGDCSDGFCPLVLQAEDLKMATQLTGQVMLIKTVFKREKARVISEDEKNFKAFASLRVARANARIFGIHTKHAKVAAEHNVEKKK